In Anopheles gambiae chromosome 2, idAnoGambNW_F1_1, whole genome shotgun sequence, a single window of DNA contains:
- the LOC5667285 gene encoding uncharacterized protein LOC5667285, with the protein MAGFFKQLSCILCSMMLLFCGGMHIGWSIMHLYMSGNRWAVGISVDEFRFAILSFFTGCGFIILIVAGTKNLLPTRVWIMLSAFFFIINGVFFLAMPTYYAATVATRIIAGFGHGIAHVVSIIYVGEIASRNYRGKLVAILVSSIIGGIALFTILSMVTTNPVFVVEPNMHANRAIGIVILPLATFALLCSWFLVVESPIHTLTTSGNESEARSNLIKLRGLSMESPSLMDEFEDMKTLASESESLSPFFLSQGNFPPFQLVLLVKLANLLFFNYSMNTAKMSLMSLMFTLGLFTHNWAPSILMLSKFAGSLFAILIIDLLPRRFMYGISSTFTGTFMLALGIILATYDVVATWIPPFLYIVAEVFNTFGMLPVSEIMLSEAFPPKKRALSVSSILICEYVGHMVVYIIYFNVPSTLTNTYIKTLVFSGVILLKCLIAVLTIPDTRGKYPREAVHMYMHKKK; encoded by the exons ATGGCTGGATTCTTCAAGCAGCTGTCCTGCATTTTGTGCA GTATGATGCTCCTGTTCTGTGGTGGCATGCACATCGGCTGGAGCATTATGCATTTGTACATGTCCGGCAATCGATGGGCAGTCGGCATTTCGGTCGACGAGTTTCGGTTCGCCATTTTGTCCTTCTTCACCGGGTGCGGATTTATCATACTGATTGTGGCCGGCACCAAAAACCTGCTGCCAACGCGTGTCTGGATAATGCTATCGGCGTTCTTCTTCATTATCAACGGCGTATTTTTCCTCGCAATGCCCACGTATTATGCGGCCACAGTGGCTACCCGTATTATAGCAG GCTTTGGACATGGGATCGCTCACGTCGTTTCGATCATCTACGTGGGCGAGATCGCTTCGCGCAACTATCGGGGCAAGCTGGTCGCCATACTGGTGTCGTCCATCattggtggtattgcactgtTTACCATCCTGTCGATGGTTACGACCAACCCGGTATTCGTGGTGGAACCGAACATGCACGCGAACCGTGCCATCGGCATCGTCATCCTGCCGCTCGCCACCTTTGCCCTGCTGTGCTCCTGGTTCCTGGTGGTCGAATCTCCCATCCACACGCTCACGACGTCCGGCAACGAGTCGGAGGCACGGTCGAACCTGATCAAGCTGCGCGGCCTTTCGATGGAGTCGCCCTCGCTGATGGACGAGTTTGAGGATATGAAGACGCTCGCGTCGGAAAGCGAAAGCCTTTCGCCGTTCTTCCTCAGCCAGGGCAACTTCCCACCATTCCAGCTGGTGCTGCTAGTGAAGCTGGCCAACCTGCTGTTCTTCAACTACTCGATGAACACGGCCAAGATGTCGCTGATGTCGCTCATGTTCACGCTCGGCCTGTTCACGCACAACTGGGCCCCGTCCATACTGATGCTGAGCAAGTTTGCCGGCTCGCTGTTTGCGATCCTGATCATCGATCTGCTACCGAGACGGTTCATGTACGGCATTTCGTCCACGTTCACGGGCACGTTCATGCTGGCGCTTGGTATTATTCTCGCGACGTACGACGTGGTCGCTACCTGGATTCCGCCCTTCCTCTACATCGTAGCGGAGGTGTTCAACACGTTCGGTATGCTGCCGGTGTCGGAAATTATGCTGTCGGAAGCGTTCCCGCCGAAGAAGCGCGCCCTGTCCGTGTCGTCCATACTGATCTGCGAGTACGTGGGCCACATGGTGGTGTACATCATCTACTTCAACGTGCCCAGCACGCTCACGAACACGTACATCAAGACGCTCGTGTTTTCGGGTGTGATTTTGCTCAAGTGCCTGATCGCTGTACTCACGATACCGGACACAAGGGGCAAATATCCTCGCGAGGCGGTTCACATGTACATgcacaagaaaaaataa
- the LOC1274856 gene encoding dipeptidyl peptidase 4, which translates to MHANVHTDRAGGGGGSWRLPPDETLQVADPKQKEEQDLFPAEGHNWRSIVFSLLVIGFVITGIITAIYLLGYVDELLYWSGRRMKLDEFLQKDITPQRLPSVWINNQKFVFQADDGGLAVFDTATNSVATLVTNHTMRQINVKGYHCSHDLKYVLFKHNVKKHHRLSFTALYTVYDVSNDHHMPVRLKESPKVQRARLQHASWAGNTTAMIIVAENDIYLRQSPSDEEVYRLTFTGEENRVYNGVPDWLYQEEIFESFSALWTSVDGTHLMYATFNDSRVGMMTFPWFTSNTVIAASGEGNRELFPVSKTIRYPTPGSVNPEVSLWVMDISNVSNIRKWEVIRPAALEGQEHYLISASWVGNLNEHVSVVWMTRSQNITVVSSCFSPTWKCVEHHTERAPENEWLDILPHPIFSPDGDSFLFMAGIQETGTEHFTHIKHITITQQRMAVISHGRYEVIRILAWDTVNHLVYYLGTHGKKPGQQHLYVVKDPVSEEVRRTEPTCITCDLSDVLWGSRYYYSNCSFFDAFVSSQPYVSQHIGISYYILECKGPGLPLAVVHAAHNHKLMRVLYDTRPFYASKLQELALPSQRSFEIPLPHGTRAAVQLLLPPSWREELRDAAFPVLVEVNGKPGSTSVSEEFKIDWGTYMSSHNDVVYIRLDVRGARGQGKQALYRHLGGVEVQDQIAVLRYLLDTLKFLDETRVGVWGWGYGGYVTAMILGSQQHVFKCGISVSPVTDWLYYNSIFTERILGVPAENYKAYVEADATQKGRQIPSYSYFLIHGLADVTAPYQHGIQLARSLSESGTIFRYLSYADEGHDLTGVIEHVYRSMEDFLRNCLSLDSDEDKPTEANVPHE; encoded by the exons ATGCACGCAAATGTGCATACAGATCGGGCCGGGGGCGGCGGAGGATCGTGGCGCCTGCCGCCAGATGAAACGTTGCAGGTGGCCGATCCGAAACAGAAGGAAGAGCAG GATCTATTTCCTGCCGAAGGACACAATTGGAGAAGCATTGTGTTTTCGCTGCTAGTGATAGGATTTGTCATAACCGGTATAATAACGGCGATATATCTGCTTGG CTATGTTGACGAGCTGCTCTACTGGTCGGGCAGGCGTATGAAGTTGGACGAGTTTCTGCAGAAAGATATAACGCCTCAGAGGCTACCGTCGGTGTGGATCAACAATCAGAAATTTGTATTCCAGGCGGATGATGGAGGCCTTGCTGTTTTCGACACTGCCACCAACAGTGTAGCCACGCTAGTAACAAATCATACTATG AGACAAATTAACGTTAAAGGCTACCACTGTTCTCATGATTTgaagtatgttttgtttaagcACAATGTAAAGAAG CATCATAGGTTATCTTTCACGGCTTTGTATACTGTATATGACGTATCGAATGA CCATCATATGCCGGTACGATTGAAAGAATCCCCCAAGGTTCAACGGGCCCGCCTGCAGCATGCCTCCTGGGCCGGCAATACTACCGCCATGATAATAGTGGCCGAGAACGATATATACTTGAGACAATCACCATCAGACGAAGAGGTTTATCGCTTAACTTTCACTGGAGAAGAGAACAGAGTCTATAATGGTGTACCTGACTGGTTATATCAAG AGGAGATTTTTGAGTCTTTTAGTGCTTTATGGACCTCAGTAGATGGCACGCACCTCATGTACGCCACGTTTAACGACTCGCGAGTTGGCATGATGACTTTTCCTTGGTTCACGTCAAACACCGTAATTGCGGCCAGCGGCGAAGGCAACCGTGAGCTTTTCCCCGTGTCGAAAACTATACGCTATCCAACGCCGGGCTCGGTCAATCCGGAAGTTTCGCTGTGGGTGATGGATATAAGTAATGTAAGCAATATACGAAAATGGGAAGTAATCCGTCCAGCTGCTCTCGAAGGACA AGAACACTATCTTATATCAGCTAGCTGGGTAGGCAACCTGAACGAACACGTGTCGGTGGTATGGATGACCCGCTCGCAAAACATTACGGTCGTTTCCTCCTGCTTCAGCCCTACGTGGAAGTGTGTCGAG CATCATACGGAGCGGGCGCCAGAAAACGAATGGCTGGATATATTACCTCATCCGATATTCTCACCCGATGGGGACAGCTTCCTGTTTATGGCGGGCATCCAGGAGACGGGAACGGAGCATTTCACCCACATCAAGCACATCACAATCACGCAACAGCGGATGGCTGTGATTTCCCACGGTCGCTATGAG GTGATCCGCATACTTGCCTGGGACACGGTAAACCACCTGGTCTATTATTTGGGTACGCACGGGAAAAAGCCTGGCCAGCAGCATCTATACGTGGTGAAGGATCCCGTCAGCGAAGAAGTGCGAAG AACGGAACCGACGTGCATCACGTGTGATCTTAGCGATGTCCTTTGGGGTAGCCGTTACTACTACAGCAACTGTTCGTTCTTTGACGCATTTGTCAGCTCACAGCCGTACGTTTCGCAACACATCGGGATATCGTACTACATTCTCGAATGTAAAGGTCCCGGTCTTCCATTGGCTG TGGTACATGCCGCTCATAATCACAAACTGATGCGGGTCCTGTACGACACGAGACCGTTCTACGCGAGCAAACTTCAGGAGCTGGCGCTGCCGTCGCAACGCTCCTTTGAGATTCCGTTGCCGCATGGGACGAGGGCAGCAGTACAGCTGCTACTACCTCCGAGCTGGCGTGAGGAGCTACGTGATGCCGCTTTTCCAGTGCTGGTTGAGGT GAACGGTAAGCCCGGCTCGACGTCCGTGTCGGAAGAGTTTAAGATCGACTGGGGTACGTACATGTCCAGCCACAACGATGTGGTGTACATACGGTTGGATGTGCGTGGTGCTCGAGGGCAAGGCAAACAAGCGCTGTACCGTCATCTGGGAGGTGTTGAGGTGCAGGATCAAATTGCAGTGTTGCG ATACCTCCTGGACACACTCAAATTCCTCGACGAAACCCGCGTTGGCGTGTGGGGCTGGGGCTACGGTGGCTACGTCACAGCCATGATTCTCGGTTCACAGCAGCATGTCTTCAAATGCGGTATCTCGGTATCGCCCGTTACTGACTGGCTGTACTATA ATTCCATCTTTACCGAGCGCATCCTTGGAGTGCCGGCCGAAAACTATAAAGCGTACGTCGAGGCGGACGCAACGCAAAAGGGACGCCAGATACCGTCTTATTCGTACTTCTTGATACACGGCCTAGCCGACGTAACTGCACCGTACCAGCACGGTATCCAGCTCGCTCGTTCCCTGTCCGAGTCCGGGACGATATTCCGATACTTG AGCTACGCCGACGAGGGTCACGATCTTACGGGTGTGATCGAGCATGTGTACCGGTCGATGGAGGATTTCTTGCGGAACTGTCTATCGCTCGATTCCGACGAGGACAAACCAACGGAAGCGAATGTACCGCATGAGTAA
- the LOC1274727 gene encoding large ribosomal subunit protein eL22 yields the protein MSPVEKSVNAVKTKPAAQKPAQKNVLRGKNPIKKKREHLRYGIDCTNIAEDNIMDVADFEKYLKERFKVNGKAGNLGSNVSFERQKMKVYVNSDVHFSKRYLKYLTRKYLKKNSLRDWIRVVSNDKDLYELRYFRISSNDDDEEENE from the exons ATGTCTCCCGTG GAGAAATCGGTCAATGCGGTGAAAACCAAGCCTGCTGCTCAAAAGCCGGCTCAGAAGAATGTGCTGCGCGGCAAAAATCCCATCAAGAAGAAGCGTGAGCACCTTCGGTATGGCATCGATTGCACCAACATCGCCGAGGACAACATCATGGATGTGGCCGACTTT GAAAAGTATCTGAAGGAGCGCTTCAAGGTAAACGGAAAGGCCGGCAACCTCGGCAGCAACGTGAGCTTCGAACGCCAGAAGATGAAGGTGTACGTCAACTCGGATGTGCATTTCTCCAAGCGCTACCTGAAGTACTTGACCAGGAAGTACTTGAAGAAGAACAGTCTCCGCGACTGGATCCGTGTTGTGTCCAACGATAAGGATTTGTACGAGCTGCGATACTTCCGAATCAGCTCGAATGACGACGATGAGGAAGAGAACGAGTAA
- the LOC1274795 gene encoding endoplasmic reticulum-Golgi intermediate compartment protein 2 isoform X2 has translation MPCKSIGADILDSTNQNVFSFGILQEEDTWFELCPSQRVHFDYMQHHNSYLRNEYHSIAEILYKSDHAVVYSMPERVIIPEKPHDACRIHGVLTLNKVAGNFHITVGKTIHFSRGHIHLNSIFANTQTNFSHRINRFSFGDHTAGIIHPLEGDEKLFDNGQVMMQYFIEVVPTDVQKFYSHSKTYQYTVRENLQLIDIDKGMQGVAGIYFKYDMSALRVLVRQDRDSIAHFIVRLSSIIAGIVVISGMLSKCMHLIGDACCKRRYNDEPIARNNDGTATVKGAVIVS, from the exons ATGCCATGTAAAT CGATAGGAGCCGATATTTTAGATTCAACCAACCAAAACGTTTTCTCGTTTGGTATACTGCAAGAGGAAGACACCTGGTTTGAGCTGTGTCCCAGCCAGCGCGTGCATTTCGACTACATGCAGCATCATAACTCGTACCTACGGAACGAGTATCACTCGATAGCGGAAATTCTGTACAAATCAGATCACGCCGTCGTGTACAGCATGCCCGAGCGGGTCATCATTCCAGAAAAGCCGCACGATGCGTGCCGCATTCACGGTGTGCTCACGCTGAACAAG GTTGCGGGCAATTTTCACATCACTGTCGGCAAAACGATACATTTCTCCCGCGGGCACATCCATTTAAACAGCATTTTTGCCAACACGCAAACCAACTTTTCCCACCGAATCAATCGATTCAGTTTCGGGGATCACACCGCCGGAATCATCCATCCACTCGAAGGAGATGAAAAACTGTTCGACAATG GGCAAGTAATGATGCAGTACTTCATTGAAGTCGTTCCGACGGATGTGCAAAAGTTTTACTCCCATTCCAAAACGTACCAGTACACTGTGCGGGAAAATTTGCAACTTATCG ATATCGACAAGGGTATGCAGGGTGTAGCGGGGATCTACTTCAAGTACGATATGTCTGCCCTGCGGGTGCTAGTCCGCCAGGATCGGGACAGTATTGCACACTTTATTGTGCGGCTCTCGTCAATAATTGCCGGCATAGTGGTGATATCCGGCATGCTCAGCAAGTGCATGCATCTTATTGGAGATGCGTGCTGCAAGCGGCGGTACAACGACGAACCAATAGCACGGAACAACGACGGGACGGCAACCGTCAAAGGGGCCGTTATTGTAAGCTGA
- the LOC1274795 gene encoding endoplasmic reticulum-Golgi intermediate compartment protein 2 isoform X1, whose amino-acid sequence MLRYRGVKQALDAVSRLDAFPKVKEEFVQPTRVGGTLSLISRLVIVFLIYHEVTYYLDSRLVFTFVPDTDLQSKLKVHIDLTVAMPCKSIGADILDSTNQNVFSFGILQEEDTWFELCPSQRVHFDYMQHHNSYLRNEYHSIAEILYKSDHAVVYSMPERVIIPEKPHDACRIHGVLTLNKVAGNFHITVGKTIHFSRGHIHLNSIFANTQTNFSHRINRFSFGDHTAGIIHPLEGDEKLFDNGQVMMQYFIEVVPTDVQKFYSHSKTYQYTVRENLQLIDIDKGMQGVAGIYFKYDMSALRVLVRQDRDSIAHFIVRLSSIIAGIVVISGMLSKCMHLIGDACCKRRYNDEPIARNNDGTATVKGAVIVS is encoded by the exons ATGCTCCGCTACAGAGGTGTTAAACAGGCCCTAGATGCCGTTTCCCGACTGGATGCATTTCCCAAAGTAAAGGAAGAATTCGTACAACCGACGCGTGTCGGTGGAACAT TATCCCTCATCAGCCGACTGGTGATTGTGTTTCTAATCTACCACGAAGTAACATACTACTTGGACTCGCGATTGGTATTTACATTCGTTCCCGATACGGATCTGCAGTCGAAGCTGAAGGTACACATTGACCTAACGGTTGCAATGCCATGTAAAT CGATAGGAGCCGATATTTTAGATTCAACCAACCAAAACGTTTTCTCGTTTGGTATACTGCAAGAGGAAGACACCTGGTTTGAGCTGTGTCCCAGCCAGCGCGTGCATTTCGACTACATGCAGCATCATAACTCGTACCTACGGAACGAGTATCACTCGATAGCGGAAATTCTGTACAAATCAGATCACGCCGTCGTGTACAGCATGCCCGAGCGGGTCATCATTCCAGAAAAGCCGCACGATGCGTGCCGCATTCACGGTGTGCTCACGCTGAACAAG GTTGCGGGCAATTTTCACATCACTGTCGGCAAAACGATACATTTCTCCCGCGGGCACATCCATTTAAACAGCATTTTTGCCAACACGCAAACCAACTTTTCCCACCGAATCAATCGATTCAGTTTCGGGGATCACACCGCCGGAATCATCCATCCACTCGAAGGAGATGAAAAACTGTTCGACAATG GGCAAGTAATGATGCAGTACTTCATTGAAGTCGTTCCGACGGATGTGCAAAAGTTTTACTCCCATTCCAAAACGTACCAGTACACTGTGCGGGAAAATTTGCAACTTATCG ATATCGACAAGGGTATGCAGGGTGTAGCGGGGATCTACTTCAAGTACGATATGTCTGCCCTGCGGGTGCTAGTCCGCCAGGATCGGGACAGTATTGCACACTTTATTGTGCGGCTCTCGTCAATAATTGCCGGCATAGTGGTGATATCCGGCATGCTCAGCAAGTGCATGCATCTTATTGGAGATGCGTGCTGCAAGCGGCGGTACAACGACGAACCAATAGCACGGAACAACGACGGGACGGCAACCGTCAAAGGGGCCGTTATTGTAAGCTGA